The following coding sequences are from one Danio rerio strain Tuebingen ecotype United States chromosome 21, GRCz12tu, whole genome shotgun sequence window:
- the pigs gene encoding GPI transamidase component PIG-S isoform X2 encodes MAALQLEKQRGRYAALAIAAVVIIVGIPLWWKTTETYRAWLPFSDINELDSLQLRLSVDIEVVFSRGTLTPEQQKKIPLSHVNEKEHQVDAKTGLRYQYETRYRTATVMEEDALNQPTAAEADLSLHTLTESSCGSVVVYVIPESSVLLPEDVKVYVGQRRTALLRSPPFKSSWSLNEVISNLNPRVEQIASTMSFSHQDITAALSDRVRMTKVTKESMADSMRAIKSSPGYEITFSLLNPDPKSHSLHWDIEGALHSYIQPLLNKLAPIANFSVDSQILYYAVLGVNPRFDNSVSAYTLNADSLSHVINPVEARLGSNAASSNPVLNFLLYVPDAHHSPLFIRDHSRREVPTNAFHSPRWGGIMVYNVNDLYGPESERPVDISINMAKVMGVFLAQLRLMLGVHQTHPPSGFVLQSPGSAGLADWELDRLMWSRSVENIATASTTITSLAQLLDQIGNIVINDNIALQVGALHLYIFIAPILVYSKQRNITFPQFCDAFCLLARSYKGLLWCYGAPDAGYLCSSSSV; translated from the exons ATGGCAGCTTTGCAGCTCG AAAAGCAGCGAGGGCGATATGCTGCTCTGGCCATCGCTGCAGTAGTAATAATAGTGGGAATCCCGCTGTGGTGGAAAACCACCGAGACCTACCGAGCCTGGCTGCCTTTTTCGGACATCAACGAACTGGACTCGCTCCAG CTCCGGCTCAGTGTTGATATCGAGGTGGTCTTCTCTCGggggacactgaccccagaaCAGCAGAAGAAGATTCCACTTAGTCATGTCAATGAAAAAGAGCATCAAGTTGATG CTAAGACAggtttgaggtaccaatatgaaaCCAGATACCGCACTGCTACTGTTATGGAAGAAGACGCCTTGAATCAGCCCACAGCTGCAG AGGCTGATTTATCCTTGCACACTCTGACCGAGAGTTCCTGTGGGTCTGTGGTTGTGTATGTGATCCCCGAGTCCTCCGTTCTTCTTCCAGAG GATGTGAAAGTGTACGTTGGACAGCGGCGCACAGCTCTTCTGCGTTCCCCTCCTTTCAAAAGTTCTTGGAGTCTGAATGAAGTCATCTCCAATCTAAACCCAAGGGTGGAGCAGATAGCGAGCACCATGTCTTTCAGTCATCAAGATATTACAGCAGCTCTGAGCGACCGAGTCCGAATGACCAAAGTGACCAAGGAGAGTATGGCAGACAGCATGAGGGCTATCAAATCTAGTCCAG GTTATGAGATCACTTTCAGTCTGTTAAACCCCGACCCGAAGTCACACAGTCTTCACTGGGATATCGAGGGTGCTCTTCATAGCTACATTCAGCCGTTATTGAACAAACTCGCTCCTATTGCCAACTTTTCAGTGGATTCTCAG attctGTATTATGCAGTTCTGGGAGTGAATCCTCGTTTTGATAACAGTGTGTCGGCCTATACACTGAATGCGGACAGCCTTTCTCATGTCATCAATCCCGTGGAGGCCAGACTAG GATCTAACGCTGCTTCCTCAAACCCCGTCCTAAACTTCCTGCTGTATGTGCCAGATGCCCATCACTCTCCTCTGTTCATCAGAGACCACAGCAGAAGAGAGGTGCCCACCAATGCCTTTCACAGCCCGCGCTGGGGCGGCATCATG GTGTACAACGTGAATGATCTGTACGGCCCTGAATCTGAACGTCCTGTCGATATCAGCATTAACATGGCTAAAGTGATGGGTGTTTTCCTGGCACAGTTACG GCTCATGTTGGGTGTCCACCAAACTCATCCTCCATCAGGCTTCGTTCTTCAGAGTCCTGGCAGCGCTGGACTGGCCGACTGGGAGCTGGACAGGCTGATGTGGAGCCGCAGCGTGGAGAACATTGCCACTGCCAGCACCACCATCACCTCTCTGGCTCAGCTGCTCGACCAGATTGGAAATATCGTCATTAATGACAACATCGCACTGCAGGTGGGAGCTCTGCATCTTTATATTTTCATAGCACCAATATTGGTATATTCCAAACAACGCAATATCACTTTTCCACAGTTTTGTGATGCCTTCTGCTTACTCGCACGGTCATACAAGGGGTTGTTATGGTGCTATGGCGCCCCTGACGCCGGATATCTGTGTTCGTCGTCCTCTGTTTGA
- the pigs gene encoding GPI transamidase component PIG-S isoform X1 — translation MAALQLEKQRGRYAALAIAAVVIIVGIPLWWKTTETYRAWLPFSDINELDSLQLRLSVDIEVVFSRGTLTPEQQKKIPLSHVNEKEHQVDAKTGLRYQYETRYRTATVMEEDALNQPTAAEADLSLHTLTESSCGSVVVYVIPESSVLLPEDVKVYVGQRRTALLRSPPFKSSWSLNEVISNLNPRVEQIASTMSFSHQDITAALSDRVRMTKVTKESMADSMRAIKSSPGYEITFSLLNPDPKSHSLHWDIEGALHSYIQPLLNKLAPIANFSVDSQILYYAVLGVNPRFDNSVSAYTLNADSLSHVINPVEARLGSNAASSNPVLNFLLYVPDAHHSPLFIRDHSRREVPTNAFHSPRWGGIMVYNVNDLYGPESERPVDISINMAKVMGVFLAQLRLMLGVHQTHPPSGFVLQSPGSAGLADWELDRLMWSRSVENIATASTTITSLAQLLDQIGNIVINDNIALQVSSAVTSLQAAVAELDAGNLVFALQYSREAILASERAFFDPSLLHLLYFPDDQKFAIYIPLFLPMCVPIVLSLLKIVSEVKKRRAEKQAKSD, via the exons ATGGCAGCTTTGCAGCTCG AAAAGCAGCGAGGGCGATATGCTGCTCTGGCCATCGCTGCAGTAGTAATAATAGTGGGAATCCCGCTGTGGTGGAAAACCACCGAGACCTACCGAGCCTGGCTGCCTTTTTCGGACATCAACGAACTGGACTCGCTCCAG CTCCGGCTCAGTGTTGATATCGAGGTGGTCTTCTCTCGggggacactgaccccagaaCAGCAGAAGAAGATTCCACTTAGTCATGTCAATGAAAAAGAGCATCAAGTTGATG CTAAGACAggtttgaggtaccaatatgaaaCCAGATACCGCACTGCTACTGTTATGGAAGAAGACGCCTTGAATCAGCCCACAGCTGCAG AGGCTGATTTATCCTTGCACACTCTGACCGAGAGTTCCTGTGGGTCTGTGGTTGTGTATGTGATCCCCGAGTCCTCCGTTCTTCTTCCAGAG GATGTGAAAGTGTACGTTGGACAGCGGCGCACAGCTCTTCTGCGTTCCCCTCCTTTCAAAAGTTCTTGGAGTCTGAATGAAGTCATCTCCAATCTAAACCCAAGGGTGGAGCAGATAGCGAGCACCATGTCTTTCAGTCATCAAGATATTACAGCAGCTCTGAGCGACCGAGTCCGAATGACCAAAGTGACCAAGGAGAGTATGGCAGACAGCATGAGGGCTATCAAATCTAGTCCAG GTTATGAGATCACTTTCAGTCTGTTAAACCCCGACCCGAAGTCACACAGTCTTCACTGGGATATCGAGGGTGCTCTTCATAGCTACATTCAGCCGTTATTGAACAAACTCGCTCCTATTGCCAACTTTTCAGTGGATTCTCAG attctGTATTATGCAGTTCTGGGAGTGAATCCTCGTTTTGATAACAGTGTGTCGGCCTATACACTGAATGCGGACAGCCTTTCTCATGTCATCAATCCCGTGGAGGCCAGACTAG GATCTAACGCTGCTTCCTCAAACCCCGTCCTAAACTTCCTGCTGTATGTGCCAGATGCCCATCACTCTCCTCTGTTCATCAGAGACCACAGCAGAAGAGAGGTGCCCACCAATGCCTTTCACAGCCCGCGCTGGGGCGGCATCATG GTGTACAACGTGAATGATCTGTACGGCCCTGAATCTGAACGTCCTGTCGATATCAGCATTAACATGGCTAAAGTGATGGGTGTTTTCCTGGCACAGTTACG GCTCATGTTGGGTGTCCACCAAACTCATCCTCCATCAGGCTTCGTTCTTCAGAGTCCTGGCAGCGCTGGACTGGCCGACTGGGAGCTGGACAGGCTGATGTGGAGCCGCAGCGTGGAGAACATTGCCACTGCCAGCACCACCATCACCTCTCTGGCTCAGCTGCTCGACCAGATTGGAAATATCGTCATTAATGACAACATCGCACTGCAG GTTTCCAGTGCAGTGACATCTCTCCAGGCTGCTGTGGCCGAGTTGGACGCAGGGAATTTGGTTTTTGCACTCCAGTACAGCAGGGAGGCTATTCTGGCGTCAGAGAGGGCTTTTTTTGACCCTTCTCTTTTGCATCTGCTTTACTTTCCAGATGATCAGAAGTTTGCCATCTACATTCCTCTCTTCCTTCCCATGTGTGTGCCTATTGTGCTCTCGCTGCTCAAAATAGTGAGCGAAGTTAAGAAAAGGCGAGCAGAAAAACAAGCTAAAAGTGACTGA
- the pigs gene encoding GPI transamidase component PIG-S: MLLKIVLLGITEKQRGRYAALAIAAVVIIVGIPLWWKTTETYRAWLPFSDINELDSLQLRLSVDIEVVFSRGTLTPEQQKKIPLSHVNEKEHQVDAKTGLRYQYETRYRTATVMEEDALNQPTAAEADLSLHTLTESSCGSVVVYVIPESSVLLPEDVKVYVGQRRTALLRSPPFKSSWSLNEVISNLNPRVEQIASTMSFSHQDITAALSDRVRMTKVTKESMADSMRAIKSSPGYEITFSLLNPDPKSHSLHWDIEGALHSYIQPLLNKLAPIANFSVDSQILYYAVLGVNPRFDNSVSAYTLNADSLSHVINPVEARLGSNAASSNPVLNFLLYVPDAHHSPLFIRDHSRREVPTNAFHSPRWGGIMVYNVNDLYGPESERPVDISINMAKVMGVFLAQLRLMLGVHQTHPPSGFVLQSPGSAGLADWELDRLMWSRSVENIATASTTITSLAQLLDQIGNIVINDNIALQVSSAVTSLQAAVAELDAGNLVFALQYSREAILASERAFFDPSLLHLLYFPDDQKFAIYIPLFLPMCVPIVLSLLKIVSEVKKRRAEKQAKSD, encoded by the exons ATGCTATTGAAAATTGTTTTATTGGGCATAACAGAAAAGCAGCGAGGGCGATATGCTGCTCTGGCCATCGCTGCAGTAGTAATAATAGTGGGAATCCCGCTGTGGTGGAAAACCACCGAGACCTACCGAGCCTGGCTGCCTTTTTCGGACATCAACGAACTGGACTCGCTCCAG CTCCGGCTCAGTGTTGATATCGAGGTGGTCTTCTCTCGggggacactgaccccagaaCAGCAGAAGAAGATTCCACTTAGTCATGTCAATGAAAAAGAGCATCAAGTTGATG CTAAGACAggtttgaggtaccaatatgaaaCCAGATACCGCACTGCTACTGTTATGGAAGAAGACGCCTTGAATCAGCCCACAGCTGCAG AGGCTGATTTATCCTTGCACACTCTGACCGAGAGTTCCTGTGGGTCTGTGGTTGTGTATGTGATCCCCGAGTCCTCCGTTCTTCTTCCAGAG GATGTGAAAGTGTACGTTGGACAGCGGCGCACAGCTCTTCTGCGTTCCCCTCCTTTCAAAAGTTCTTGGAGTCTGAATGAAGTCATCTCCAATCTAAACCCAAGGGTGGAGCAGATAGCGAGCACCATGTCTTTCAGTCATCAAGATATTACAGCAGCTCTGAGCGACCGAGTCCGAATGACCAAAGTGACCAAGGAGAGTATGGCAGACAGCATGAGGGCTATCAAATCTAGTCCAG GTTATGAGATCACTTTCAGTCTGTTAAACCCCGACCCGAAGTCACACAGTCTTCACTGGGATATCGAGGGTGCTCTTCATAGCTACATTCAGCCGTTATTGAACAAACTCGCTCCTATTGCCAACTTTTCAGTGGATTCTCAG attctGTATTATGCAGTTCTGGGAGTGAATCCTCGTTTTGATAACAGTGTGTCGGCCTATACACTGAATGCGGACAGCCTTTCTCATGTCATCAATCCCGTGGAGGCCAGACTAG GATCTAACGCTGCTTCCTCAAACCCCGTCCTAAACTTCCTGCTGTATGTGCCAGATGCCCATCACTCTCCTCTGTTCATCAGAGACCACAGCAGAAGAGAGGTGCCCACCAATGCCTTTCACAGCCCGCGCTGGGGCGGCATCATG GTGTACAACGTGAATGATCTGTACGGCCCTGAATCTGAACGTCCTGTCGATATCAGCATTAACATGGCTAAAGTGATGGGTGTTTTCCTGGCACAGTTACG GCTCATGTTGGGTGTCCACCAAACTCATCCTCCATCAGGCTTCGTTCTTCAGAGTCCTGGCAGCGCTGGACTGGCCGACTGGGAGCTGGACAGGCTGATGTGGAGCCGCAGCGTGGAGAACATTGCCACTGCCAGCACCACCATCACCTCTCTGGCTCAGCTGCTCGACCAGATTGGAAATATCGTCATTAATGACAACATCGCACTGCAG GTTTCCAGTGCAGTGACATCTCTCCAGGCTGCTGTGGCCGAGTTGGACGCAGGGAATTTGGTTTTTGCACTCCAGTACAGCAGGGAGGCTATTCTGGCGTCAGAGAGGGCTTTTTTTGACCCTTCTCTTTTGCATCTGCTTTACTTTCCAGATGATCAGAAGTTTGCCATCTACATTCCTCTCTTCCTTCCCATGTGTGTGCCTATTGTGCTCTCGCTGCTCAAAATAGTGAGCGAAGTTAAGAAAAGGCGAGCAGAAAAACAAGCTAAAAGTGACTGA